A part of Myxococcus landrumus genomic DNA contains:
- a CDS encoding serpin family protein — translation MIVSKPLRACALVALLGAAACDSDSQTPQPGRTAPPGELITSNKTRARSPQVSAADSAALVAGNTDFGVAVYRQVTQPGENAFFSPLSITQAFGMLYAGARGNTATQMAQALQFTLPAEKLHPALNWLSLSLEAQDNRDFGNKGKGPTFRTTNALFAQKGYPFQPAFLDVLAEHHGTGMYSLDIAADPDAARRAINGWVAHETADRIPDLIPAGEVRRDTRLVLANAMYFKGSWRHPFRPESTQPADFHDLTGTAKRVPTMSTVWSYPFAEGNGYRALALPYVGDTFRMLLIIPNAGQFAAVEGQLSAAFLDSVRGRLQEQRLNVTLPRFEVRQAFSLVEPLRNLGMADAFTAGADLSGISSEEKLAITGAQHQAFLSVDEKGSEAAAATAVEMGPVSMPPTFAVDRPFFFVIEEVGTRSVLFLGRIVKL, via the coding sequence CGCAGCCCGGGAGGACCGCGCCTCCGGGAGAGCTCATCACCTCCAACAAGACGCGGGCCCGGTCGCCCCAGGTCTCCGCCGCGGACAGCGCCGCCCTCGTGGCGGGCAACACCGACTTTGGCGTGGCCGTGTACCGGCAGGTGACGCAGCCCGGGGAGAACGCCTTCTTCTCTCCGCTGAGCATCACCCAGGCCTTCGGCATGCTGTACGCGGGGGCGCGCGGCAACACCGCCACCCAGATGGCCCAGGCGCTCCAGTTCACGCTGCCCGCGGAGAAGCTCCATCCCGCGCTCAACTGGCTGAGCCTCTCGCTTGAGGCCCAGGACAACCGGGACTTCGGAAACAAGGGCAAGGGCCCCACCTTCCGGACCACGAACGCCCTCTTCGCCCAGAAGGGCTACCCGTTCCAGCCGGCATTCCTGGATGTGCTCGCCGAGCACCACGGCACGGGCATGTACTCGCTGGACATCGCCGCGGACCCGGACGCCGCGCGCCGCGCCATCAACGGCTGGGTCGCCCATGAGACCGCGGACCGCATCCCGGACCTGATTCCCGCGGGCGAGGTCCGGAGGGACACGCGGCTGGTGCTCGCCAATGCGATGTACTTCAAGGGGAGCTGGCGCCACCCCTTCAGGCCTGAGTCGACCCAGCCGGCGGACTTCCATGACCTGACGGGCACCGCGAAGCGCGTCCCGACGATGTCCACCGTCTGGTCCTACCCCTTCGCGGAGGGCAATGGCTATCGCGCGCTCGCGCTGCCCTACGTGGGCGACACCTTCCGCATGCTCCTCATCATCCCGAACGCGGGCCAGTTCGCGGCGGTGGAGGGACAACTCTCCGCGGCCTTCCTGGACTCGGTGCGCGGCCGTCTGCAGGAGCAGCGGCTGAATGTGACGTTGCCTCGCTTCGAGGTGCGGCAGGCGTTCTCCCTCGTCGAGCCCCTGCGGAACCTGGGCATGGCGGACGCGTTCACCGCCGGCGCGGACCTGTCTGGCATCTCGTCCGAGGAGAAGCTGGCGATCACCGGCGCGCAGCACCAGGCCTTCCTCTCCGTGGACGAGAAGGGCAGCGAGGCCGCCGCCGCCACCGCCGTCGAGATGGGACCTGTGTCCATGCCCCCCACGTTCGCGGTGGACCGCCCGTTCTTCTTCGTCATCGAGGAGGTGGGCACCCGGAGCGTGCTCTTCCTCGGGCGCATCGTGAAGCTCTGA